The following DNA comes from Osmerus eperlanus chromosome 5, fOsmEpe2.1, whole genome shotgun sequence.
GCACTGGAGGTATACAGTTCTATAGTACTATAAGAGTACTACAGTAATTGTACATGATATATGGTAGTTTTAAAAGTATGTAATAGTTATATATAGCATAGATACGAGTGACGTATATGTAGGTATTGCATATTGTGCCCTTACATAGTGATATAATGCAACATGTGTGACAAAGATTAATTCACTGAATAGTATGTGTTTAACCAACCCAAAATAGCTCAAATACTCAAGTATCATTGATACTGTATTAGTATGGTCTACTCAGGATTGACAGAATGATATTAAAAGATATTATGTACATGTATGGCCATGCTGTTATCATTATACTTTATATTGGCTGTGTTCACTTAGGTATGACAGACTTCCTGCAAGccccattttttatttttgtgaaCTGCATTGCCCCATTTAGACCACTCATTGATTCCTTCATCGCTTTCTTCCTGTCTTctgtggaaaaaaaatattatcAGGACAAATATGTTAGACATATGTTAGCTATTTCTCTATTATATGAGACATAAAAGTGAAGCACAGATATGGAAAGAACATTAAGGCTGATACTCACCAAAATGTTTGTGTAAATGGTaatgtcctgtctctctggatCTGCAGACAGAATTCTCCTTGGTCTCCCCACAACAGGCATACCTGCCGTTTAGGTAAGCCTGCTCGTGGTTGATAATGGTCTCAAACTCGTACTCCAGAGAGTTAGCATTCACCTGGGCCACATGCTCCATGCAGTGCATTTTTCCATCACCGCCTTTGATGTACTTAGACCTTCCCAGCAGTGTCCCGTAGTTTTCATAGAGCACCACAGTCTGCCATTCATAGGTGATGTCATCAGTCCCCAGGAGGTGAGACACCTCGTGGATGAGGGTTCCCGGCTTGGAATCTTCACACAGGTTGTCTGGGGCACTCCAGAAAAGCTCGCACAAATACACATTGTTGTCTATCGGTATCACACCTGGTCTGACGTAGGCAAAGACATCGTTGTACTCATGgcctgtgtcctgtctgaaCTGGATCTCCTTCATGATCTTCAGCAGGTCTGTGAGGAGCTTCTCTGTAGGGATGCAGCAGAACGTATAGGGGTCCACAGGGTCCGCGCAGGAGTAGCGGTAACTGACAGGAAAGCCATAGAACTTCTTCTCCAGAGCGTCCTGCAATATCTCTATGGTGGCCCTCCTGGTCTGCTCTGCTATCTCCAGCCTCTTCCCACTCAACTCAGAGACGTAATCAGACATCTTGTGGCCCTCAAAGAAGATTTAGACAAAATGTTCACGTTCAGATATAGCTTGGCTAGTTTGGCTTCAGTGGAAGGTGCAGCTCTGGTGTTTCTGTCTGGTTTCTTtcattcgctctctctccttctcaatcATGTTCTCCCTTAATGCATGTTGTCCATTTGGATATAACAGGCTCCAGAGAAGAACACACCATCACTCACATCTGTATCTTTCCACATCCAATAACTACAATCCAGTCCCGCACTTGATTCCCATCTGCAAATCTCAAGATAATGTACTGTACGCCTGACACCAGTCAATACACAAATTACATGTGCCTGTTCAATTTTCTCCACATTTGATCATTCTTCCTCATTCTTCATTTTCTCCCTTTTAGAGACCAGTAGCCCTTCTTGAGTTCTGGAAAATGAAAGTAAACATGGGTGTGTCTTAGTGACTTATTATATTTTCTCAgtgc
Coding sequences within:
- the LOC134021288 gene encoding uncharacterized protein LOC134021288 isoform X1, which translates into the protein MWKDTDGHKMSDYVSELSGKRLEIAEQTRRATIEILQDALEKKFYGFPVSYRYSCADPVDPYTFCCIPTEKLLTDLLKIMKEIQFRQDTGHEYNDVFAYVRPGVIPIDNNVYLCELFWSAPDNLCEDSKPGTLIHEVSHLLGTDDITYEWQTVVLYENYGTLLGRSKYIKGGDGKMHCMEHVAQVNANSLEYEFETIINHEQAYLNGRYACCGETKENSVCRSRETGHYHLHKHFEDRKKAMKESMSGLNGAMQFTKIKNGACRKSVIPK
- the LOC134021288 gene encoding uncharacterized protein LOC134021288 isoform X2, which codes for MSDYVSELSGKRLEIAEQTRRATIEILQDALEKKFYGFPVSYRYSCADPVDPYTFCCIPTEKLLTDLLKIMKEIQFRQDTGHEYNDVFAYVRPGVIPIDNNVYLCELFWSAPDNLCEDSKPGTLIHEVSHLLGTDDITYEWQTVVLYENYGTLLGRSKYIKGGDGKMHCMEHVAQVNANSLEYEFETIINHEQAYLNGRYACCGETKENSVCRSRETGHYHLHKHFEDRKKAMKESMSGLNGAMQFTKIKNGACRKSVIPK